CTCTTTTCCCCCGCTTTCTCCGCGCCCTTCCCACGATGGGTTCGCTTCAGCGAGGCCTCGCGCTGTAGAGAACCGAAAAGAGACCGTCGGTCGCGCCCGGCTCACGTCATGAAGGACCGCACATTCGCGAGGTCGTGTCGCGTCCCCTTTGACGTCGCTCACGCGAGGATTTGGGGACCTTGGACCCCACAGGTCCAGGCTGGCGCTGGCCTGGGCTCCACAGCCTCCCAAGGCCCCCACGGGGGCCTTGGGCGGGGGCATCAGCCATGACCGGACGTTTAGAGTTCTGGTTCCGTCGATCTAGTTTGGGGCGTCGGATAAAAATCCAGGCTTCCAGACCCACCCCACACTGCATCAGAGTCATCAGGAAACTTTGGTCGTAGCAGGCGCCACAAGTGAGCTGGTTTGACCACTGACTTAGTTCAGCACCGCCATTTCGCATGTAGAAAAGTGAACCCCGAGAAGACACAGAACTTACCTGAAGTCACCAGGCAGTTAGGCAGCAGGGCCGAGGTCAGAACCCGGGCTGCCTTCAGATTCCTCTTCCCCAGCGTATATTCAGTGAGGAATACCACAGCAAGGTGATTCTGTGGCCAGAATTGTTTGTTGGGTGATAGTAGGGTGTTGAAGTGCACTTTGGAGTCAGAGGTAGGTTCATACCTTAGCTCTACTACCTAAATAGTTGTGAGCCCTTGAGCAAGATGTTTTGCCTTTCTGAGTCCAAGTATCCTCCTGTAAAATAGGGCCGAATAATAGGATCTGCCTCATAAAGCTATTGTGGAGAGTCAGGAGGTGATGCTTACGAAGCGTTTGGTACATAGTGAGGTGTAACAAGTGTTGCCCTTTAGCATTTTGATTTTTACTAGACTTCTAAAAGGCCAGTGCCCGGAGGGTCCTCAAAATAgacccctcattttacagaggaggaaatgaagCCCACAGAGGCCTGCGATCGCACAGTTATTTAGGAGATGAAACCCGTGCGGGAAATTTGGGAAAACAAGGTCAACTGGTATATTACACAGTGCTCAGCTGAGTATAGTCACATGCCAAAAGATGTAACAGCCCTTCCAAAGAGTGCAGTCTTGTACGGGTTACACAGTATTCGGACCTCCATTATCCTAATCACGAAGGCTCTATCGGCAAGCAGGTATTATTACCCCTAATTAACTGCTAAGGAACAAACCCAAAGAGGTTAAGTGGCTTCCCAAAAGTCACATGTAGTAAGTGAGGGTGAGGCCATGACCAGAGCTTAGGACTTCTCTTATTGCATCCGTAGAGAGAGGTAGGAAAGGGGCCACTGCAGGCTGGAGTTAGGAGAAAGTGTAACATAGCAGTTGTTTCCTAAAGTCCGTTCCGTTTGCTGAGTCTTGTGAGGTGTTAATAGATATTGTTAATATAGTAGGATTCTGTAGTTAACTAAAGTTTTGGAAATACTCTTCTTTAAGTATAGCTGAATAAGTTTGTTGACcacaaacaatttcaaaattcttaATTTGCTAATGTACATGGTAAATCTTCCAGAAAGGAATATAATATGCAGTATTTCTTAAACACATTTAACCATAGAAActcccccttccctctttcttttcagaTGTCTGGTCACTTTTTGTGACTCTAGTATTTCTGAGCAACACAGGCTGAGAAAACATTCATAGTGCCTTGTTTCCCAGTGCTGGTCTTCTGCCACAGAATCACCTGAGAGCTTGTTTAAGAAAGCACGCTTTCGGGTCCCGCTTCAGACCTGTTCTGTACCCAGGAATCTACATACTAATAAGCATTAGGGACAATTTGTGTGCATCCTAAAAACAGTGACAGGTTAGACAGAACTGTGCTAGAATTCTAGCTGTGTTAATAGTTATATACCCTTGGACAAACTAAGGGCTCTAAGCCTCTGCTTCCTCACTTGTTATATAAAGGGAGAAATAATACCTGTGAAAAGGGCTAAAATGAGGTTGAAATGCAGGGAGCCTGGCACGTTGCTAGTGCCTAGTACATGCCAGTGTCTGGTGGCAGCTCTTGCTGCTATGACTGCTCTCATGAAGCTATGCTGCCTGGGCTATTCTTGGAGTGAAATACTGAAAAGGAGCACAGAGAGAGGAGTctggaatagaaaaagaaatgttgcTTTTTTTCCTACCATACCCTTGTCCGCCTCCTGGTCTCAGGTGTTCTAAGAAAGGAAACCGGTTGTTTTAGAGCATCTCAGTCAGTGCTGCCTCCCCTCCACCCACTACATAGCTTTGGAGGATTCCAGCCTATTGTTAGGAGTCAGAATTCCTGTAATTTTCCACTGCTTCCAGTCCAGGGTACCCAAGCAGGGACTGGGTATTGGAGTAGTAAAATTCAGGCACCCTTTGGTCTTATAGGGGAACCACCTTGGTGGATTTCAGTGCTTAAGAGCTTAGTTTCTGAAGCCAGAGAGAGTTGGTGTCAAATCCCTGCTTTGCCACTCCTTTGCAGAAGTTTGTTGCAAAAATCTGAGACTCAgtcttcccttttttaaaaaaaaacatttttatttatttatttatttttgagacagagtctcgctttgtcgcccaggctggagtgcagtggcacaatcttggctcactgcaacctctgcctcccgggttcaagcagttctcctgcctcagcttcccaagtagctggaattacaggcgcacgccaccacacctggctgatttttttttgtatttttagtagagatggggtttcgccatgttggccaggttggtctcaaactcctgacctcaggtgatccacctgcctcagcctcccaaagtgctgggattacaggcatgagccaccatgcctggactagTTTTCCCTTCTTTAAAATGGAGTCATAATAGTATATACCTCAGAATTACTCTAAAGATTAAATACGATAATCCATGTAAAGTGCCAGGTATGGTGTTGGGCATGTAGAATACTCCCAAGTGGAGGAGTAATGCAGTTATGCAGATTGAAGAGGCAATGTGATAAGTATTAAATGGGAGTAAGTGTAAGGTACAGCACCGGAGAGTGAGATACCTAACTCAGTCTAGGGGTACATcaagcctttttaaaaagaggtgaTATTTAAGCCAAAAACTGAATCACTGGTAGAACTTAGCTGAGTGAAGAAAGGAATGATATTCCAGTGGAGGAAATAGCTGCACAAAGCCCAGGAAGCAAGTAAGACAGCCTAGGATTTTGGAGGAACTTTAAGAAGTTCAGTGTAGTTGTAGTGATGTGGGGGAAAGGGATAGGAAATTAGACTAGAAAGGTAAGCAAGGGCCAGATCCCAAAGGGACTTGTGTGCGTTTTGGGGGAGTGTGGCTTCATCCTAAGAGTAGGGAGGGAGCCAGTGAAGTGTTTTGTCCCATTTGTACTTCAGAGCGCTCACCGTGGGGTGCTGTGAGAATGGATTGAAGCAGGAGAAACAGGAAGCAGGGATACCGGTTTTGACGCTATTGAGGTAATCTAGGCTAAAGAGAACTGTGACCTGGTAGAGGAGATTTGAGAAGCACGTAGGAGGTAGAGTTGAGAAAACTTGGTGCCTAAGTAAGGtgacagagaggaagaaggaggaggttCCCAGGAGGGCACTAAGGCTTTAGGTTTGTATGATTAGGCGGAAGGGGGCCCCATTCACTGagatgagaacacagggaggCATGGGTTTGGAGGGAAGGTCCAGGAGGCTGCTGGTCTGTAGCTCCGGAGTGATGAAGCTGGAAAGATTTGAAAGTGTGAGCACAGAGGTAATTGAAGTCTGGGGATGGTTCTTGGCTCATTGTTTATTGGTTGCATACTTCTCTCCTATTTCAAGTGGCTCTGCTGGTGAATGCTTGAACCATTCCTTTTGTCTAGTGATTGTTTAACCCCTTAGTTTGGGCTTCCCACCTCCTCCCATGCACTTGAAGAGTAGCTCTGGGGTGCAGACCTGTCTTTGCAATGCTCCCTCCTCCATTCGTCGTCAGGGCTCAGCTTGGAACAGCCTTTGATACCTTTGAGCTTTACAGGGTCTTGAGGTTAGAAGAGTGAGTCCTcagaactggaaagaaaaaagaaaaaaaacccaggactTTCTGAGGTGGTTATTTGGGAGGAGGTAAGCTCCCTACTGCTTGCACGAGTGCAAGTAGAGATTCCACGTGGTGCTGCAGAGATTCCATTATTAACTGAGAGGTTGGACTGAAGAATCTTTGGGGTGTTACAAAATGTGGCTCTCGAACTGGGTCTAGGTGCTGGGATGAGAAAGAATAAGATTTTCCTGAGACTCCCTGATTTCTGGGCTTGAAGGCTCTGAGAGATCACCTAATCCAGCCTTCCCCCTCTACCTCTGTCCGCGGTAGAAATTCATTATATTTGACAAAGACATTTAGCACAATCCCTCGCACAGACACATGCTAGGCTCTCACTCATTTATTGAGTGAACAAACAGGAGGGGGTAGTGTAGAGTCATGCAGACCCTGACTGGAATCCCAACTCACCCATTCTAGCTACATGATCTCAGGTATGGTATTAAACTCTCTGccccttaattttctcatctgcaaaatggagatgatagTGTTTACCTCACAGGACTGAGGATCAGTGAGAGCTGATTGAACTGGAAGCCCCTAGCAGagcctcaataaatgttcattgccCCCCGCTCCCCCAGGGCGTCAGATGTAGCTTATTTGCAATCAGCCAGAGCCCTAGAGATAGTTTTTCTGTGTTGCTTCAGAAGCTGCAGTTACTGAactcttcctgtcttttttctcCCACTTCACAATCTTGTGTTTATCGGTATGAAATAACTCTTGGAAAAGCTCTGAAAAGGGCTGGGAGCATGGAGTAGTGTAAAAGAACATGGAGTCAGGGACGctgtttttcatttctggttCAGACCTTTGCTGACAACTCAGTGACACTGGGTGACCCTCTGTGAGGCAGGGACCACCTCATCTTCTTCCCCAAACTTCCTGTGTAGCCTGGATTCTGTCTCAGTTGGCTCCACCTCCTTCATCTTGTGCAAGCTAGAAAAACCCGAGTCATTCTAAACACTTTCCTCACTCCTCCATCTCTTTCCTAATCTAATTAGTCACCAAGTCATGTCTGGTCTATCTCTGAAATAGCTTCAGAATCCATTCCGTTCTCTTCATCCCCCAGTGTGCTGTCTGGTTCATGCCCTGCCTGCCCAACACCTGGGCTACTGCCTCCCTCGCTGGCTCATCCTCCACACCGCTGCTGGCTACTTCCCTAAACCAAGGTTCTGATCACGTTCCTCTCCTATTGGAAACCCTTCTATAGTGCTCTGTTTTCTCTGGCATAAAGCCCCAACCAAACTCTTTAGAGTGGTGttcatttgttcaaatatttgtGGAGACTtgcaggtgccaggcactgtgctgggccctggggtACCATGATGAGTGAGGCCCAGTGTCTGTCCCTGGGGAGCTTACTGTTGGATGGGGAAGATGCTAGACAGACAGAAACTACTCTTAGACACTGATACCTCACAGCTAACTGAAATGCAGTGGGAGAGGTGCTTGGTCAAGGAGTGTATAAAGGGCCTGCCTTTCTGGGTTCACAAGGCATTCTTGGCTCTGCAGGTTAACTCATTCCCTGAATGCACTATGCTCACTCTGAAGTCTGTGCCTTtgtctttcttctcccttctgtCTGGAGTGTCCTTCCCTGCCTGCCTTTTGGAGAATGCCTGTGCATCCTTCAAGGACCAATTCCAATATCActgccacttcctccaggaagctttcctTGATCCACCTCAtgtgttgtttatttattcattcttcaaacAGCACAAAGTCCTCCATCTAAGCTTCCTTGATAGCACATAAGTAGATTTTTCTGAATAGCACTGATCAGATTGTATCACAATTTTCTGTGGGCTCCTTAAGGACAGGACTTCATTTAGTTGTGTCCTCAGATCTACCACAGAGCCTAGTACGATATCGTCACTCTGAAAATGTGTTCCAAATGAAGTCCTTTAACAGCTCTGTggcttagtttcttcatctgtaaaagaggCCAACTAAcatcttccttttttctgttaGGAGGTCATTGGCAAGATTCTGCCAGTagtgtttgtgtttgtgaaaGTACTTTGTAAACTACAGAGGAGGTCTTTAATGCGGGACGGAAAGGAAAGGGTTTAATTGCTGCGAGACTACAGTAGCCGGAAGGGCAGGAGACCTGCCTGGCGCACCTGCTTTGTTGGCCTGGGGGTGTTTCTTGGGTGGTTTATAGGTGGTTTCCTAGGTGCCAGATGCAGTTTATAGCTTTGTTCACAGGGCTTATAGTGGGGCAGCTACTTCTGGCTTCGTGTCTGGCCTGTTCTTTGGGTTGCCCAGATTCTGTAAAGTCCCCACTCCCTTTCCATCCTATGCTAGAATCCTGAGCCCTATTGCTTAAGGAAAGAGCACTGTAGCAGGAGGCAGGGGGAGTCCTTGGGTGCAGAGGAGTGGTCCAGCCTTGTCTCTGCCTCCAGCTCACAGCATGACTTGGGCAagtccctccctcctccccgtcTGTCAAATGAGGGGGttaggttaagtgacttgtcttCTGGGTATTTCTCTTATCACACCTCTCCAACCCCTTGGGAATCTTGTTCATTCTCTAAGCCCTAGCTCAAATGCCACTCTCATGGAAACACTCCCTGATTTTGCTCTCCTTCCTTTGCAGCCCTGTGGCACATGACTTATGTCTCCATTTCAAACACCTATTTTCCTTATGCTGTTTTGTTAGACATTACACAGTGTCTACATATTAAGTCCTGTTAACTGTGAGCTCCTTCAGATTGCTTCACTCTCCTTTATACCCCACCCCCCACAGTTCACCTGGCCCAGGATTTTGCTGATAATAGTAATTAATATAACAATAGCAGCTATGACTTATTGATCATTTGctttatgccaggcactgttgtaaaaactatttttcttatgTGAGTGGTTTTCAGACTGTCTTTTCAGTCGCTGTGAGGGTTCTTCAGAGCCCCTCAGAATCTAACAAGGGAAGGGGGTTCCATATGGTAGGGCTCTGGAGCCCCTACCTTACTTCAGCCAGAGCAACTTTCTtgtattagttttatttattttatcaaaggattctttctttctcttttttcgtttttcttttttggagacagggtctctctctgttactcaggttggagtgttgtggcacagtcacagctcactgcagcctccaactcaggctcaagtgatcctcccgctttagcctcccgagtaacaggGACTACcggtgtaccaccatgcccggctgatttaaaaaatttttttgtagaggtgggatcttactgtgttgcccaggttggttatCAAAGGATTCTTTAgctaaaaattaaacagaattttGCTGCATTTATTTCTTATACTCTGCAGAACAGTCCAATGAGGAAGGAATTGTTCTATTTGTGAGGAagcaggctcagagagatgaagcCACAGGCCCACAGTCATGAACTCAGCTGATGGGAGCAGAGTTTTAAATTGAGATCTGTCTGACCCATTCTTGTCTGTGAAGGAGTCTTGCTAGTATAGTAGCTCTGACAGCTTCTAGGGAGGAAAAGCTCCCAAGGATTGCTGAGTTGGGGAGGTGACAGGGCCTGCTTCCTGCTCTCCCCACAAAAAACCTCATGAATTTGGCCTTAGCCTTAAGAGTAATTATCTCAAGCTatcaaacacaacaaaaagagaaagcgCAGGCTCTCGGCAGCTTGGCCACTGGTGCACTCACAGCTTGATCTAGAACATATCTAGATGGTGCCATCCTCGGAGCTGGGCCTAGCTGCTCTCTGTGCCCTTGAGTTCAGCTTGTCTGCAGATGTGTTGGGGCTGTGCTCTGCTGCATCCTGTGCTAGCCATTTAGGGAGATGGAGTGGAACACTCCGAGCCTCAGGGATCCCTGGCTATTGGTGTGGGAAGATGGATGAGAGAGGGAATGCCCCCGTGTATGTTCTAATGCACAGATGCCCTGGACATAGAGCCAAGAGACCCAGGTTCTGGTCCCAGCCCCTCCACACAGCCTGTGTGTGACTTTCCTGGACTTGAGTCTTGTCCTCTGTAGGAGGCTATTATTAAtagtgtttattgagtgcttaatCTGTGCCAGGCCGTGTGTCATGACTGGCCTCATTTCATTCACAAACTAACCTGAGAGGTAgctttattattcccattttacagcagAAGatattgaggcttagagaggatAAGTCAGTccagttagtaagtggcagaacctgaacttgaactcttgaactggttgttttttgtttgtttgtttgtttgttttgagactgggtcttactctgtcacccaggctggagtacagtggtgcgatcatggctcactgtagcctcgatcttcccaggctcaggtgagcctcccactttagcctcctgagtcactgggactataggtgtacaccaccacacctggctaatttttgtatttttttagtagagatgtagtttttctatgttgctcaggctggtctctaactcctgggctcaagcggtctgcctgcctcagacttccaaagtgctatgattacacaggtgtgaaccaccacgcctggctgttgAACTGGCCGTTTAAACCACTGTATCATATTGCCTTAGAAATAGGGtctcccctgcctgcctcacaGAGTTGTGAGTGAGGATAGGGAAATGTTTTTACATTAGGGTAAGGAAGACATGCTGTGGATGAATCCATGCTATAGCTATGTCATTTGTCCCTGATGAGGGTCAGGGGTGTGTGTTAGAGACTACATTTGCCCCATGAGTTCTGCAAATAGAGATGGGAGTACCACAGGATGGACATTTAGAATTCTGTTTGATTCATTTGCCTATTCATTCATAcaggaaatatttactgagcatccatTCTACACTGGGAGCTGGGGATAAAGTAACAAACTAGACAGGATCCCACCCTTTGGTGTGCAGGAAAGGAGGATTTCAACCCTGATTCTGCAAGTCATTGGCAGTGTGACTTTGGGTAACTTGTTGCTCCTCTGGAAGCCTCAGTTTACCCACCTGAGCAGTGAGATCGTAATTCCAACCCTGCCTATAGGATCAGTTGAAAGGATGGTGGTGGAAGTGCTTTATGGCTGTGAAGTGCCATACTCTGCCTAGTTTCTGGCCTCATCATTCTGACTGATAATCTTGCTCTTCCTACAGGGCTGCCCAGGAGCTGCAGGACAAGCACCAGGAGCCCCTCCGGGTAGCTACTACCCTGGACCCCCCAATAGTGGAGGGCAGTATGGCAGTGGGCTACCCCCTGGTGGTTATGGGGGTCCTGCCCCTGGAGGGCCTTATGGACCACCAGCTGGTGGAGGGCCTTATGGACACCCCAGTCCTGGCATGTTCCCCTCTGGAACTCCAGGAGGACCATATGGCGGTGCAGCTCCAGGGGGCCCCTATGGTCAGCCACCTCTAAGTTCCTATGGTGCCCAGCAGcctgggccttatggacagggtAAGTAGTGATCTTGGACTCTGGGTACCTCTTGATGTGGTTCTGAGTTATCCATGGCCAGCCCTTGTCCTTCCTGTGGGTGTGCAGGCAGCCTGGTCTCTGGCACCTTAGCACCTTGCTTCCAGCTTCAGTGTGTGTCCTTAAAATGAGAAGTCTGTCAGCTAGTTTTGTTGCAAGCATTTGTTTGTATTACTTGCTCATGCTTACTTTCTTTTGCTTATATGTCAGCAACTGTTAGTTGGCTGTTAAGTTTCTGTTCCGTGTGTGTTTTCATTCAGGGATCCATGCTGAAGGAGCAGCTCCTGTTTGGGATATGTTATCTTTGtggcagagagaaagagcaggAGAGCTGGCAGGAATGCACAATGCCTCTAAAAGTGTCTCTGAAGTACTCTATGTCTTGCCCACTCGCATTCTTT
This region of Macaca fascicularis isolate 582-1 chromosome 1, T2T-MFA8v1.1 genomic DNA includes:
- the PEF1 gene encoding peflin isoform X3 — encoded protein: MASYPYRQGCPGAAGQAPGAPPGSYYPGPPNSGGQYGSGLPPGGYGGPAPGGPYGPPAGGGPYGHPSPGMFPSGTPGGPYGGAAPGGPYGQPPLSSYGAQQPGPYGQALSQMGYNLSPQFTQLLVSRYCPRSANPAMQLDRFIQVCTQLQVLTEAFREKDTAVQGNIRLSFEDFVTMTASRML